One window of the Archaeoglobus sulfaticallidus PM70-1 genome contains the following:
- a CDS encoding GTP-dependent dephospho-CoA kinase family protein, protein MAVKGLKLPDSLRDYLAKPHGRLYTGKGEDTVEKIEELGKYSPLICVGDLVTYYIFKAGYNPDIVVIDFKTIRNEIDEEVISFIESKTEGYVRLDVVNPQAYITLDLVEKLIEAVSLLPKKVLIVVEGEEDLAVLPLVYMLPLNSLLLYGQPREGIVAVVISEEKKNIIPDILQRMEKLEDGDLVMDLVMGEGSG, encoded by the coding sequence ATGGCAGTAAAGGGACTCAAACTCCCGGATAGTCTGAGAGATTACCTCGCTAAACCACATGGAAGGCTTTATACAGGCAAGGGCGAGGATACGGTAGAGAAGATCGAGGAGCTTGGAAAGTACAGTCCGCTGATATGTGTTGGTGACCTCGTCACATATTACATATTCAAGGCTGGCTACAATCCGGATATTGTGGTAATTGATTTCAAGACAATAAGAAATGAAATCGATGAAGAGGTTATCAGCTTTATCGAGAGCAAGACTGAGGGGTACGTACGGCTTGATGTCGTGAACCCCCAGGCTTACATAACTCTTGATCTGGTTGAGAAGTTAATCGAGGCAGTCAGTCTGCTTCCAAAAAAGGTTCTGATTGTGGTTGAGGGGGAGGAGGATTTGGCAGTTTTGCCGCTGGTTTACATGCTGCCGCTAAACTCCCTTTTGCTTTATGGTCAGCCGAGGGAGGGAATCGTTGCGGTGGTCATCAGCGAAGAGAAAAAAAATATTATACCTGACATACTGCAAAGGATGGAGAAACTTGAGGATGGAGATCTGGTAATGGATTTGGTTATGGGGGAAGGATCAGGCTAA
- the rpoE gene encoding DNA-directed RNA polymerase, giving the protein MYARMKIRDTVRVPPTRFEEDIEEVIEDLLWEQFEGKLDKEYGMIVGIESIEEIGDGRIIEGDGAVYFDVVFNAITFKPLMQEVIEGEVIEIVEFGAFVNIGPLDGLIHMSQITEDYVVFDDKNKRLIGKETKKSLQEGDFVRARIVALSLKEREPEKSKIGLTMRQPWLGNLKWIDEDIQKLMKEKENI; this is encoded by the coding sequence ATGTACGCGAGAATGAAGATTAGGGATACTGTGAGAGTCCCCCCGACAAGATTTGAGGAGGATATTGAGGAAGTAATTGAGGATCTGCTCTGGGAGCAGTTTGAGGGTAAGCTGGACAAAGAGTATGGAATGATAGTCGGAATTGAGAGCATCGAGGAGATAGGTGACGGCAGGATCATAGAAGGAGATGGAGCGGTTTATTTTGATGTTGTTTTTAATGCGATCACATTCAAGCCGTTAATGCAGGAGGTCATCGAGGGGGAGGTTATCGAAATAGTTGAGTTTGGAGCGTTCGTTAACATCGGCCCCCTCGATGGCTTAATTCACATGAGTCAGATAACCGAGGACTATGTCGTGTTCGATGACAAGAACAAACGACTCATTGGTAAAGAGACCAAGAAATCTCTCCAGGAAGGGGATTTTGTCAGGGCAAGGATTGTCGCGCTAAGTCTGAAAGAAAGAGAGCCGGAGAAGAGCAAGATTGGTCTGACGATGAGACAGCCCTGGCTTGGAAACCTTAAGTGGATCGATGAGGACATTCAGAAGCTCATGAAGGAAAAGGAGAACATATGA
- a CDS encoding DDE-type integrase/transposase/recombinase, producing the protein MTYRFFYNARIIAYLDDASRLIVGYEVFENATTENALQVLKEAIDNYGKPESILTDR; encoded by the coding sequence ATGACATACAGGTTTTTCTATAATGCAAGGATAATAGCCTATTTAGACGACGCATCCCGTTTAATTGTTGGTTATGAAGTATTTGAAAATGCAACAACAGAAAATGCTCTACAAGTTTTAAAAGAGGCTATAGATAATTATGGCAAACCAGAATCAATTCTAACGGATAGATGA
- a CDS encoding 30S ribosomal protein S27ae: MTVSKFYEIKGEKLIRKRKFCPRCGEGVFLAEHKDRLSCGKCGYTEFKK; encoded by the coding sequence ATGACAGTCTCAAAGTTCTATGAGATAAAGGGCGAGAAGCTAATCAGGAAGAGGAAGTTCTGCCCGAGATGTGGAGAGGGCGTATTTCTCGCGGAACACAAGGACAGACTCTCCTGTGGGAAGTGCGGATATACTGAATTCAAGAAATAA
- the spt4 gene encoding transcription elongation factor subunit Spt4, which produces MVDYACKKCKYISHESVVCKNCGSSDLTKEWYGYVVIIDPEKSQIAEKLGVKIPGKYAIKVD; this is translated from the coding sequence ATGGTAGATTACGCGTGTAAGAAGTGCAAGTACATAAGCCACGAGTCTGTGGTCTGCAAGAATTGCGGAAGCTCCGATCTAACCAAGGAATGGTACGGATATGTTGTCATAATCGACCCTGAAAAAAGCCAGATTGCAGAGAAGCTCGGTGTAAAGATACCCGGCAAGTACGCGATAAAGGTTGACTGA
- a CDS encoding bifunctional N(6)-L-threonylcarbamoyladenine synthase/serine/threonine protein kinase, with translation MISLGIEGTAWSLSIGVVDEEDVILLESDPYVPKEGGIHPREAALHHSEKIGNLLNRVFSKINPEEIDVISFSQGPGMGPCLRIVATAARVLALRLKKPLVGVNHCLAHVEVGRWKTGAEDPIALYVSGGNSQIIAKRGSRYRVFGETLDIGLGNALDKLARYMGLKHPGGPKIEELARKGKEYYELPYVVKGMDFSFSGMVTSAQKLFDTGRRMEDIAFSFQETAFAMLAEVSERAMAYLDKDELLLVGGVGANSRLQEMLRVMCEDRNASFYAPPKHLMGDNGAMIAHLGLLMYRSGYRTSIEESTVKPNFRIEDVEVSW, from the coding sequence ATGATCTCTCTCGGGATAGAAGGTACCGCGTGGAGTTTGAGCATAGGTGTTGTTGATGAGGAGGATGTAATACTCCTCGAAAGCGATCCCTATGTTCCAAAAGAGGGGGGAATACACCCGAGGGAGGCAGCGTTACACCATTCAGAGAAGATAGGTAACCTTTTAAATAGAGTATTCTCGAAAATAAATCCGGAAGAGATTGATGTTATCTCATTCTCTCAGGGTCCGGGTATGGGGCCTTGCCTGAGGATCGTTGCCACTGCGGCAAGAGTTCTTGCTTTAAGGCTTAAAAAACCGCTTGTGGGTGTTAATCACTGCTTAGCTCATGTTGAGGTTGGACGGTGGAAAACTGGGGCTGAAGATCCCATTGCGCTTTATGTCAGCGGGGGGAATTCGCAGATAATTGCCAAGCGGGGAAGCAGATACAGGGTGTTCGGAGAAACGCTCGATATTGGACTGGGCAACGCCCTCGATAAGCTTGCGAGATATATGGGGTTGAAGCACCCTGGGGGCCCCAAGATCGAAGAGCTTGCCAGAAAGGGGAAAGAATACTACGAGTTGCCCTATGTCGTCAAGGGCATGGACTTCTCCTTCAGCGGGATGGTGACATCAGCCCAGAAACTGTTCGATACTGGTAGAAGGATGGAGGATATAGCCTTCAGCTTTCAGGAAACTGCCTTTGCGATGCTGGCTGAGGTTTCCGAGAGAGCCATGGCGTATCTGGACAAGGATGAGCTTCTGCTCGTTGGTGGTGTGGGAGCCAACAGCAGGTTGCAGGAGATGCTGAGGGTTATGTGCGAGGACAGGAATGCGAGTTTTTATGCTCCACCAAAACATCTGATGGGCGACAATGGTGCCATGATAGCCCATCTCGGATTGCTGATGTATCGTAGTGGATACAGGACATCCATCGAGGAGTCAACAGTAAAGCCCAACTTCAGAATAGAGGATGTGGAGGTTTCATGGTAG
- a CDS encoding COG1361 S-layer family protein — MKIKFLIPLLCSLLLVNPAIAQSLISLSYHTIPQNPTTGYFVISIDISNAGGEVKGLELFLSESEKDFSFYDEKSSLDLRLGDLASGSTSAQVKAYAKKPGIYQIDVDLKYYDVNLSAWKSINSVFALMVSEKSIFSIEKDYFEISANEDKEYRVRIKNLGGDLGNIRIGFKTPEGIVADSSVFDSWKAGEEKEISFRLSANDVRAGNYGLYLVIDYVDTLNNEGTDKLPLTLKVLKKPMISLTSDIPDKIYPDSDFVISIQIRNSGNCDLKNLRARLDFPDEFVGEKEKFLGYFEVGETKIINYSITAKDYAKPGSYRFSLRLEADDFAQTSDIEVFVKDPGRISIDIAGVYTSPQRILGGDNFKLSLQLENSGKRSAKAVYVKLTLPEGFEGKNSYFIGTLESGDSATANLDLKAGKPGLHEVKAEISYMDMAYKKHSVTKTFTLYVFPKDSSYIFGFAGLIALLIVAYLLKKKRRKK; from the coding sequence ATGAAAATTAAATTTCTGATTCCTTTGCTTTGTTCGCTTTTGCTTGTAAATCCTGCAATAGCACAATCGCTCATTTCCCTGAGCTACCACACAATCCCTCAGAACCCAACTACCGGGTATTTCGTGATCTCCATCGATATATCCAATGCTGGAGGAGAGGTGAAGGGACTCGAGCTGTTTCTGTCTGAGAGCGAAAAGGATTTCTCCTTCTATGATGAGAAATCCAGTCTTGATCTGAGGCTTGGAGATCTGGCATCGGGGAGCACATCAGCACAGGTAAAGGCCTACGCGAAAAAGCCGGGGATATATCAGATTGATGTAGATCTGAAGTACTATGATGTCAATCTCAGTGCATGGAAAAGCATAAATTCGGTTTTTGCTTTAATGGTCTCTGAGAAATCGATTTTCTCGATAGAGAAGGATTATTTCGAAATCTCTGCAAATGAGGATAAAGAGTACAGAGTCAGGATCAAAAACCTCGGCGGGGACTTGGGGAACATCAGAATAGGATTCAAAACTCCTGAAGGCATAGTTGCTGACAGCTCTGTTTTCGACTCGTGGAAGGCTGGAGAGGAAAAGGAGATTTCGTTCAGGCTATCCGCAAATGATGTCCGGGCTGGAAACTATGGGCTGTACCTCGTAATCGATTATGTCGATACCCTCAACAACGAAGGAACCGACAAGCTCCCGCTAACACTGAAAGTCCTAAAGAAACCCATGATCTCCTTGACATCAGACATTCCGGATAAGATATATCCCGATTCGGATTTTGTTATTTCAATCCAGATAAGAAATTCCGGCAACTGCGATTTAAAGAATCTGAGGGCGAGACTGGACTTCCCTGATGAGTTTGTCGGAGAGAAGGAGAAGTTTCTCGGGTATTTTGAGGTTGGAGAGACCAAAATCATAAACTACAGTATCACAGCAAAAGATTATGCCAAACCCGGAAGCTACAGATTCAGCTTAAGGCTTGAAGCTGATGATTTTGCACAGACATCAGATATCGAGGTTTTCGTCAAGGATCCGGGCAGGATAAGCATAGATATTGCTGGAGTTTACACCTCACCTCAAAGAATACTCGGGGGAGACAATTTTAAACTCTCATTGCAGCTGGAGAACAGCGGAAAGCGATCAGCAAAGGCTGTTTATGTGAAACTGACTCTTCCCGAAGGTTTTGAAGGTAAGAATAGTTACTTCATTGGAACACTGGAGAGTGGAGATTCGGCAACGGCTAACCTGGATCTGAAAGCTGGAAAGCCCGGTCTGCATGAGGTGAAGGCGGAGATAAGCTATATGGATATGGCTTACAAAAAGCATTCAGTAACAAAGACATTCACACTGTACGTCTTTCCGAAGGATAGCTCCTACATCTTCGGCTTTGCTGGATTGATCGCCTTGCTTATTGTAGCATATCTGCTGAAAAAGAAAAGGCGGAAAAAGTAG
- a CDS encoding ABC transporter ATP-binding protein, with the protein MIKIENVWKIYRMGAVDVVALRDVTLEIERGEFVVILGPSGCGKTTLLNLIGGLDKPSKGRIFFNGIEVSSLSEEELTMHRRQNIGFIFQFFNLIPTLTARENVMLASDLVDNPRSADEVLEIVGLGDRADHFPSELSGGEQQRVAIARALVKSPPLILADEPTGSMDFETGKMILKVMREINRQERMVLILVTHNSIIAEIADKIVYLKDGGVDRVVEVEDPVDPDEIRW; encoded by the coding sequence ATGATAAAGATCGAGAATGTGTGGAAGATCTACAGGATGGGTGCAGTGGATGTTGTTGCGTTGAGAGATGTAACTCTGGAGATAGAAAGGGGAGAGTTCGTCGTCATTCTCGGCCCTTCTGGATGCGGGAAAACAACCCTGCTGAACCTGATCGGCGGACTGGATAAACCCAGCAAGGGCAGAATATTCTTCAATGGCATTGAGGTGTCGTCTCTGAGTGAGGAAGAGCTGACCATGCATAGACGGCAGAACATAGGTTTCATCTTTCAGTTTTTTAACCTGATCCCAACTTTAACCGCGAGAGAAAATGTGATGCTCGCATCGGATTTGGTTGATAACCCAAGATCTGCAGATGAGGTTCTTGAGATTGTAGGGCTGGGAGATAGAGCAGATCATTTCCCTTCAGAGCTCAGTGGTGGAGAGCAGCAGAGGGTTGCGATAGCAAGAGCTCTGGTGAAAAGCCCACCCCTGATTCTGGCTGATGAGCCCACAGGTAGCATGGATTTCGAGACCGGAAAGATGATTCTGAAGGTTATGCGGGAGATAAACAGGCAGGAAAGGATGGTCCTCATCCTCGTCACTCACAACTCGATTATTGCTGAGATCGCTGACAAGATAGTCTATCTGAAGGATGGTGGGGTGGACAGAGTGGTTGAAGTTGAAGACCCGGTTGATCCCGATGAGATCAGGTGGTAA
- a CDS encoding ABC transporter permease, whose protein sequence is MRSGGKVLRLKVFRDIRSQKWMFLAVTVVLMLGIMLFLSFYLSYLYLSDTYQTFYTKTNFEDLSIEVMRVDDVALAKIRKIDGVLEVERRIAIDGEAIINGKRIPVKIISIPESQPKINRLYISEGEYSSFLVLEKFAEYYGLNVGNTMELEFGGNRINPRIGGLVYSPEYIMIVEEGSIVTSPGSYGVVFVKEDLLKRLGYDYNEVKIRVVSEDTRDEVLNRALSTLKGYGVVYYYISDNQPSKKLLEEDLKGFRSLAILFPSFFMIIAVFATYILLTRMIREQIGNIAVLRAMGLRRSEIVLHYLTYPVIIGFTATPLGVILGFMSASILTSSYIDFLNLPYYVSLPHYDIFGYSIVVGVLTPIISGFFVARNASQISIVQALRGYTEELYRYGFGDKLVEVAERLVKLNLLIKLSIRNVFRNRRRMIFSSFSIIASLILIMNSMVFVDSMDYVMDLEFNKILSYDIKVSLEDYNGKEKLKEIKKIKGVIEAHPVVEETILIEKGKTKAVMLVATDYNDLYNIYNERGEKLLPPKGIILPSLIAKNLSIVEGEKIKIYTDFGEREVEVVGIEKLPLMPVSYMSLEFYDGFNEIVVRVKEGSLEEVKSKVERIDGVRKVYTVQKAKEDMMELMGFFYAFIFFSLFFGASLGFSAIFNTTNISVIERRREFATLRMIGYTNREIAMSIFIENTVISIISIVVGLPIAYASAYGYYQSFQTELYYFPMVVYPRTYLISIIMIFAIVYLALIPAVKYISGMDISRVTKEVVG, encoded by the coding sequence ATGAGATCAGGTGGTAAGGTACTGCGACTGAAGGTATTCAGGGATATAAGGTCGCAGAAGTGGATGTTTCTGGCTGTTACAGTCGTTTTAATGCTTGGAATCATGCTCTTTCTATCCTTCTACCTGTCCTACCTGTACCTGAGTGACACCTATCAGACATTCTACACAAAAACGAACTTTGAAGACCTCTCCATAGAGGTCATGAGGGTTGATGATGTGGCCTTAGCCAAAATCAGAAAAATCGATGGTGTTCTTGAGGTGGAGAGGAGAATAGCAATTGATGGAGAGGCAATAATCAACGGTAAAAGGATTCCCGTAAAGATCATTTCGATTCCGGAGTCACAGCCAAAGATAAACAGGCTGTACATATCAGAGGGAGAATACTCTTCGTTTTTAGTCCTAGAAAAATTTGCTGAGTATTATGGTCTGAATGTCGGAAACACGATGGAGTTAGAGTTTGGTGGGAACAGAATAAACCCCAGAATCGGTGGACTCGTTTACTCACCAGAGTACATCATGATAGTCGAGGAAGGATCAATCGTGACATCTCCGGGCTCTTATGGAGTAGTCTTTGTAAAGGAGGATCTGTTAAAAAGGCTGGGTTACGATTACAACGAGGTAAAGATCAGGGTCGTCTCGGAGGATACCAGGGATGAGGTGCTGAACAGGGCTTTGAGTACTCTCAAAGGCTACGGTGTGGTTTACTACTACATATCCGACAATCAGCCGAGCAAGAAGTTGCTCGAAGAAGATCTGAAGGGGTTCAGGAGCCTGGCAATACTGTTCCCTTCTTTTTTCATGATCATTGCTGTATTCGCGACTTACATCCTTCTGACAAGGATGATAAGAGAGCAGATCGGAAACATAGCCGTTCTGAGGGCTATGGGGTTGAGGAGATCCGAGATAGTTCTCCATTACCTCACATATCCGGTAATTATCGGCTTTACAGCAACACCTCTTGGCGTTATTCTGGGATTTATGTCCGCCAGCATCTTAACCTCTAGCTACATCGACTTCCTCAATCTGCCTTACTATGTATCCCTCCCGCACTACGATATCTTTGGATACAGCATTGTGGTTGGCGTCCTCACTCCCATCATATCCGGATTTTTTGTAGCCAGAAACGCATCCCAGATCAGCATCGTTCAGGCGCTGAGGGGATACACAGAGGAACTGTACAGATATGGTTTTGGGGATAAGCTTGTTGAGGTTGCAGAAAGGCTGGTCAAACTGAATCTTTTGATCAAGCTCTCGATCAGAAATGTATTCAGGAACAGGAGGAGAATGATCTTCTCATCCTTCAGCATCATCGCGAGCCTGATACTGATCATGAATTCGATGGTGTTCGTGGATTCAATGGACTATGTCATGGATCTGGAGTTCAACAAGATTCTGTCCTACGATATCAAGGTATCTCTGGAGGACTATAACGGCAAAGAAAAGCTGAAGGAGATAAAGAAGATCAAGGGGGTAATTGAAGCTCATCCGGTTGTTGAGGAGACAATTCTGATCGAGAAGGGAAAGACAAAAGCTGTAATGCTGGTAGCTACAGACTACAACGATCTCTACAACATCTACAACGAGAGGGGAGAGAAACTGCTCCCACCTAAAGGGATTATATTGCCCAGTCTCATAGCAAAAAACCTTTCCATTGTGGAAGGGGAGAAGATAAAGATATACACCGACTTCGGTGAGAGGGAGGTTGAGGTTGTTGGAATAGAGAAGCTACCGCTGATGCCAGTCAGCTATATGAGCTTGGAGTTTTATGATGGGTTCAACGAAATAGTCGTGAGGGTTAAGGAAGGATCGCTGGAAGAAGTGAAATCCAAGGTAGAGCGCATCGATGGGGTTAGGAAGGTTTACACGGTCCAGAAAGCAAAAGAGGACATGATGGAACTGATGGGCTTCTTCTACGCCTTTATATTCTTCTCACTGTTTTTCGGAGCATCGCTGGGCTTCTCAGCGATATTCAACACGACGAACATAAGTGTTATTGAGAGGAGGAGGGAATTTGCAACCCTCAGGATGATCGGCTATACCAACAGGGAGATAGCGATGAGCATCTTTATCGAGAACACAGTCATTTCGATCATCTCGATTGTGGTGGGGTTGCCAATAGCCTATGCCTCTGCATACGGTTACTACCAGTCTTTTCAGACTGAACTCTACTACTTCCCGATGGTGGTATATCCGAGAACATATCTTATATCAATCATAATGATCTTCGCCATAGTCTATCTCGCCCTCATTCCTGCAGTGAAATACATCTCAGGAATGGACATATCAAGGGTTACGAAGGAAGTGGTGGGCTAA
- a CDS encoding 30S ribosomal protein S24e produces the protein MEVEVERENINPLLNRKEIYLRVKYQNSPTPSRNEIREKVAGLFNTELEKIVVSYIKPQFGHGEAICYVKIYNSVEDLKKTEPKHIIARNFESESESEEGS, from the coding sequence ATGGAAGTTGAGGTTGAAAGGGAGAACATAAACCCATTGCTTAACAGGAAGGAGATATACCTCAGGGTTAAGTATCAGAACAGTCCAACACCATCTAGGAATGAGATCAGGGAGAAGGTTGCAGGACTTTTCAATACCGAACTGGAGAAGATAGTTGTAAGCTACATAAAGCCACAGTTCGGGCATGGTGAAGCGATCTGCTATGTCAAGATCTATAACAGCGTTGAGGATCTGAAAAAGACCGAGCCAAAGCACATAATCGCGAGGAATTTTGAAAGCGAATCTGAGTCGGAAGAGGGAAGTTAA
- a CDS encoding TetR/AcrR family transcriptional regulator produces the protein MTDRSVNEVKKRILEVALEVYTAKPPHEVTVDEIAKKAGVSKGLIFYHFKNKYNLEKEVMGLIYKMIFESLKGVGSVDELLDRMCQNLLKLPNIVRFIAYLSGKVMVYGEYDYFKKAFDEAMEFVTPLFMKEDIADPKKVAIAIMALFDGLSIYSLFYDIGDVDDYKKIALDLIKCRKKEEV, from the coding sequence ATGACTGACCGGTCAGTCAATGAAGTGAAAAAGAGAATACTTGAGGTTGCCTTAGAGGTATACACAGCAAAACCCCCTCATGAGGTAACGGTGGATGAGATAGCAAAAAAGGCTGGAGTATCCAAGGGATTGATCTTCTACCACTTCAAAAACAAGTACAACCTCGAAAAGGAGGTTATGGGCTTAATTTATAAAATGATTTTCGAGAGCTTGAAGGGCGTAGGAAGCGTGGATGAGCTTCTGGACAGAATGTGCCAGAATCTCTTGAAATTACCAAACATCGTTCGTTTTATAGCCTATCTCAGCGGGAAAGTCATGGTCTATGGGGAGTACGATTACTTCAAAAAGGCCTTTGATGAGGCCATGGAGTTTGTAACTCCGCTCTTCATGAAAGAAGACATTGCTGATCCAAAAAAAGTTGCCATTGCTATAATGGCCCTGTTTGACGGATTGAGTATTTACTCTCTCTTTTATGATATTGGAGATGTTGATGACTACAAGAAAATCGCACTAGATCTGATTAAATGCAGGAAAAAGGAGGAGGTATGA
- a CDS encoding NosD domain-containing protein, translated as MSATEVTSCTTISSPGYYHLANDIVNSTATTCIWIKTSDVILDGRGYKIDGVSSSSSNRYGILVYKSGESLTNITLANITVTNWGMGVYLQNVSHITLINVHLIDNYGDGIILKSSNNITIKNCSIADNDVGITIGYYTRNLTLVDSEVVGNYIGINYENTVEYYPNNTIYNNIFNNTKNVYSQVNFYSVWNTTKQAGTNIIGGSYLGGNAWFTPSRDGFSDTCIDDDGDGICDTPYNINAHSTDYLPLTYGNAPPDLSEYSISGTVYYYGTQSGEIYIEVFYEMPWEGAAPLYFENISAPGSYSINVTEGIYYVSAFMDVNGNGTYDEGEPFGVAINRTDWSMADAINVRGTSVTGVDITLYESQDTTPPVITFVAPTPTSNSVLSQSYIFVNVTSNEPLATALLEWNGVNITMNGRGTNWYLNMTGLSNGVYQFRVYGRDLAGNWNSTEVRSVTISTPLVEDNYVLRILVTANPSDMEEDNGFVIDLTVISGMCIIIEEENYRLHLTSNKQLRGLSVQPSDTTPPVITFVAPTPTSNSVLSQSYIFVNVTSNEPLATALLEWNGVNITMNGRGTNWYLNMTGLSNGVYQFRVYGRDLAGNWNSTEVRNVTISTPLVEGGYILTLSLSSDFSRPSEEDGYAISLVIISRAGHVFEEGGYRIHLALQGLKSTIAKAQVSNTQPVAIFTIIPSPATINEEVEFNASLSYDPDGFIVDYTWNFGDGNITTTNQPIITHVYSSSGNYTVTLTVIDNDGSTNSLSKLLVVAVKGDFNDNNEVDIGDVSYVAYIVLGKMPQDLRADFNGNRRVDIGDLAKIAYYLIGKVDEL; from the coding sequence GTGTCAGCGACAGAAGTTACCTCCTGCACAACAATAAGCTCTCCTGGCTACTACCATCTCGCCAATGACATCGTTAACAGCACAGCCACTACTTGCATCTGGATTAAAACCAGCGATGTAATCCTGGATGGTAGAGGATATAAAATAGATGGCGTGAGCAGCTCTTCCAGTAACAGATACGGCATATTGGTTTACAAATCAGGCGAAAGTCTGACGAATATAACTCTGGCCAACATCACAGTTACTAACTGGGGTATGGGAGTGTATTTGCAGAATGTATCCCACATTACGCTCATAAACGTGCATCTGATTGACAACTACGGCGATGGAATAATCTTGAAGTCTTCTAACAATATAACCATCAAAAATTGCTCAATTGCAGACAACGATGTCGGAATAACCATAGGATACTACACACGTAATTTAACACTTGTAGATTCAGAAGTGGTGGGAAATTACATCGGAATAAACTATGAAAACACTGTAGAGTATTATCCAAACAACACAATTTACAACAACATCTTCAACAACACCAAGAACGTATATTCTCAGGTAAACTTTTACAGTGTCTGGAACACAACCAAGCAGGCAGGCACTAATATAATAGGTGGCAGTTATCTTGGAGGCAATGCGTGGTTCACCCCTTCCAGAGATGGTTTTAGCGATACGTGTATAGATGACGATGGTGATGGCATCTGCGACACTCCCTACAACATAAATGCCCACAGCACCGATTACCTGCCGCTTACGTATGGAAATGCACCGCCAGATCTTTCCGAATACTCCATTTCGGGTACAGTCTACTATTACGGCACTCAGAGTGGTGAGATATACATTGAAGTATTCTATGAGATGCCTTGGGAAGGAGCAGCACCCCTTTATTTTGAAAACATCTCCGCTCCGGGAAGTTATTCCATCAATGTAACGGAGGGTATTTACTACGTTAGCGCTTTTATGGATGTTAACGGAAATGGCACCTACGATGAAGGTGAGCCTTTTGGAGTTGCCATAAACAGAACTGACTGGAGCATGGCTGACGCGATAAACGTTAGAGGAACCAGTGTTACAGGTGTGGACATAACTCTCTACGAATCTCAAGATACAACCCCACCAGTAATAACCTTTGTTGCTCCAACTCCAACCAGCAACTCGGTGTTGAGCCAAAGCTACATATTTGTGAACGTAACTTCAAATGAACCTCTTGCAACAGCCCTTCTTGAGTGGAATGGGGTTAACATAACCATGAATGGACGTGGAACAAACTGGTATCTGAACATGACAGGGTTAAGCAATGGAGTTTACCAGTTTAGGGTTTATGGAAGAGATCTGGCAGGAAACTGGAACTCAACTGAGGTGAGGAGTGTAACAATCTCAACTCCGCTAGTTGAGGATAACTACGTTCTGAGGATACTGGTAACAGCCAATCCGTCCGATATGGAGGAGGATAATGGATTTGTTATTGATCTGACAGTAATTTCTGGGATGTGCATTATAATAGAAGAAGAAAACTACAGGCTCCACTTAACCTCAAACAAACAGTTACGAGGACTTTCAGTTCAGCCATCAGATACAACCCCACCAGTAATAACCTTTGTTGCTCCAACTCCAACCAGCAACTCGGTGTTGAGCCAAAGCTACATATTTGTGAACGTAACTTCAAATGAACCTCTTGCAACAGCCCTTCTTGAGTGGAATGGGGTTAACATAACCATGAATGGACGTGGAACAAACTGGTATCTGAACATGACAGGGTTAAGCAATGGAGTTTACCAGTTTAGGGTTTATGGAAGAGATCTGGCAGGAAACTGGAACTCAACTGAGGTGAGGAATGTAACAATCTCAACTCCGCTAGTTGAGGGTGGTTACATCCTAACCCTGTCTCTATCCTCGGATTTCTCCAGACCATCTGAGGAAGATGGATACGCAATCAGTCTTGTTATTATCTCAAGAGCTGGTCACGTATTCGAGGAAGGAGGGTACAGAATTCATTTAGCACTTCAAGGTTTGAAATCAACAATCGCTAAAGCTCAGGTTTCCAATACACAGCCAGTGGCAATTTTCACGATAATCCCATCTCCAGCGACAATAAACGAGGAGGTTGAGTTTAACGCATCATTAAGCTACGACCCAGATGGCTTTATTGTAGATTACACATGGAACTTCGGGGATGGAAACATAACAACAACTAATCAGCCAATTATCACCCATGTCTATTCATCTTCTGGAAACTACACTGTAACGTTAACAGTAATAGATAACGATGGGTCGACAAATTCACTTTCAAAGCTGCTAGTTGTAGCTGTAAAAGGTGACTTCAACGATAACAACGAAGTTGACATAGGTGACGTTAGCTATGTAGCTTATATTGTCTTAGGAAAGATGCCGCAAGATCTTAGAGCAGACTTCAATGGAAACAGAAGAGTAGATATAGGTGACTTAGCCAAAATAGCCTACTACCTAATAGGGAAAGTTGACGAACTTTAA